Part of the Gemmatimonadaceae bacterium genome is shown below.
ACACCGTTTGCGCCCAGCGTGCAGTCCAGTAAGCTGTCGTGGTCATCGGACGGTTTTATCTACTTCGGCGCCTGGGAATCGGGTGCCAGCGCGCCGTCGCTGCTGCGCGTCAATAGCAGGTCCGGTGGCGCGCCCCAACGGGTCATGACGCTCCCGACGCACTGCGCGCTCCAGAGCGTTTCGGTCGCGACGGCCGCGCCGCGGGGCGTGTGCAGGGTCGAGGACTTCCGGGGTGATGTCTATCTGGCATCGATTCCCGGCGTGATGCGTTAGGGTGCATCAGCGAGTCGCTCCATCAGCCCAGTCAGGTTGCACGACGCACGAGCCGCATCGCGGCTGGAGCGCGGCGTCTGTGCCTGGACCCTCACGGTGTGTCTTCCGCAATCTTGATCTTCGCCAGCAACGCTTTGAAGCGTGGATCACGCCGTACCGCGGGAATGTTGAAGTAAAATTTCTACGCCGGCATCCAGATCACATGCGCCTTGTACGCACGATCGGGAATACGCGAGACCCGCGCGCAGACCGTCACCATGTCATTGCAACAGGGGCTCTTCCGACCCAACGTAGCCATCGTTGCCGGCGCGGGCGACCGCGTCGAGCAGATGCAGCATGCAGAGGCGTCTGGCGCCGCCGCGTACATCACAGGCGAGATCAACTCGCGAATCGATACGGAGTATGGCCACCGGAAATTCGCTGACGTCGAGCGCTTCGCGGCGGCAAACCCTGACAACCGGTCCATCTGCCCGTCGCGCTCGCCGCGTACGCATATTTCCGCCTTCGCCGAAAGTTGAGATTCCATTGACCGGAGAGTTCATGAGACATCTGAAATTGGTAATGGCTGTACTGCTGTCTGGAACTCCATTCGCATCGATTGGCGCGCAACAGAACGGGTCGATGGTCCCACCTCCGGTCGCTACGCGCGAGGTGCATGAGACGTCGATCCACGGCTACAAGCTGAGCGACGATTACTTCTGGCTGAGGCGAAAGGCAGACCCGGCGGTTCGCGCGTATCTGGAAGCGGAGAATGCGTATACCGTCGCAAAGATGAAACACACCGATTCGCTGCAGCAGCGGCTTTACGACGAGATCGTCGGCCACGTAAAGCAGACCGATCTGAGTGTTCCTTACCGGCGCGGAGCGTACCTCTACTACTCAAAGACCGAAACGGGAAAGCAATACCCAGTCTACGTTCGCAAGCCGGTTACGGGCGGCCCGGAACAGGTGATGCTCGACCAGAACGAGCTGGCAAAGGGTCTGGGTTATTATGCCATCGGCGCACGCGTTGTCAGCGATGACGACTCGCTCCTCGCGTTCACTTTTGACAGCACGGGATACAGGCAGTACACACTCCGGATCAAGAACCTCCGTACCGGCAGGATGCTGCCGGACCGCGTCACCCGGGTCGGCAGCGTCGTATGGTCGACCGACGGCCGCACCCTCTTCGTCACGACGGAAGATTCGATCACCAAACGGTCCGACAAGTTCTGGCGGCACCCCGTCGGCGGCGACAGTATGAGCCTGCTGTTCAACGAAAGAGACGAACTTTTCGACGTCTATGCTCATCGGTCGCTCAACCGGGAGATGATTTTTCTCCAGAGTGCTGCCAAAACTACATCGGAGATGCACTACCTCCCCGCCGGCAATCCTTCTGCCGGCCTCAGGGTAATCCTGCCGCGCGAAACCGGGCACGAGTACGACGCCGATTACGACGCCGGCCGCTTTTACCTCCGAACGAACAGGAACGCCCGAAACTTCCGCGTGGTCAGCGCCCCGGTCAGTGCGCCATCCAGCTGGACTGATGTGGTCGCCGGCAAACCAGGCGTCAAGATTTCCAACGTCGAATTCTTTCGCGACCACATGGTGCTATCCGAGCGCGAGGGCGGCCTTCCATATCTTCGCATCATGGACAAGAAGACGGGCGCCTCGCACCGTGTGGCGACGTCGGAGCCGGCGTTCTCGATGGGAACGACATCGAATGCCGAGTACGACACGAATCGCATTCAATATTCCTACAACTCGCTGGTCACCCCGCCCTCGACATTCGAATACGACATGTCGGCCAGATCGCGTAAGCTTCTCAAGCAGCAGGAGGTTCCGGGATACGCCGCGCAGGGGTACGAATCGCGCAGGATATGGGCGAACGCGCGCGACGGCACAAAGGTACCTGTATCGCTCGTGTACAAAAAGGGAACGAAGATTGATGGATCGGCGCCGATGCTCCTCTACGCGTACGGTTCGTACGGTTCGTCTCAGGACGCAGCCTTTTCGTCAAGCCGGCTTTCCCTGCTCGACCGCGGGTTCATCTGGGCTGTCGCAAATATTCGCGGCGGCGGCGAGCTCGGAGAGGAATGGCGTGAAGCCGGACGGATGATGAACAAGATGAACACGTTCACTGATTTCATCGACGTGGCCGACTATCTCGTGAAGACCAGGTACACATCGAATGATCGGCTGATGATCCAGGGAGGCTCGGCCGGTGGTCTTCTGATGGGAGCGGTCGTGAACATGAGGCCCGAACTTTTCAGGGCCGCCATCGCGGCGGTACCGTTTGTAGATGTGATAAACACCATGCTCGATGCCTCCCTTCCCCTCACCACAAGTGAGTACATCGAATGGGGTAATCCGAACGACAAGGCGGCGTTCGACTACATGATGACGTATTCGCCATACGACAACATCAAGGCCCAGCGTTATCCGGCAATGCTCGTGGAAGTTTCTCTCAACGACAGTCAGGTGCCTTACTGGGAAGGAGCAAAGTTCGTGGCGAAGCTGCGAAGCATGAAGAAAGACGACAACCTGCTGCTTCTGAAGACGAACACGGGCGCGGGGCACGGCGGCGCGTCGGGCCGATACGACCGCTTCAGGGAGATCGCGTTCGAGTACGCGTTTCTCCTGAGTCAGATACCGAAGCAGTAGGCAAACGCTGCACCGAGGTCATCGATCATGAAACTGCTGGTCATACGTCACGCCATCGCAAAAGACAGGGAAAAATTCGCCGAGTCCGGTGAATCGGATGATCTCCGGCCGATTACGACGACGGGCGAAAAAAAGATGAGAAGGATCGCGAAGGCGCTGGTTGATGAAATCGGAGATGTCGACCGTCTCGCCACCAGCCCGCTGACGCGCGCGATGGAAACTGCCAGGATTGTCGCTGACGCTTACGGAATCGACGACCCCGAAGTCACGGACTCGCTTGTGCCTGAAGCGCGCCCGGAGCAGTTCGAGGAGTGGTGCGGGGCTTCCACGGAGACGAGCGTGCTCGGAATAGTCGGCCATGAGCCGCATCTTGGCGCACTCGTCACATGGCTGCTGACCGCGAGTCAGGAGTCGCGCATTCTCCTCAAGAAAGGGGGCGCCTGCCTGCTGGAGTTCGAGCTGCAGCCACGCCGCGATTCGGGAACGCTGCTGTGGCTGCTTACTCCTGCTCAGTTGAGGAAAATGGCCCGCCGTTAGTCGGCCCCCCTGGCCGCAGAACGTCTTGCGATCACCACACCCCAGCCCGATTGTTCGTCCATGCGAGCTCTCATAAAGCACATCATCGTCGCCCTCGGGCTGACATTCCCATCCGCGGCCGCAACCGCGCAAAGTCAGGCGCAGTTCACGATCGAGCAGATCACGAGCTACCCCTTCCCGAACGAACTCACCGCCTCGGCATCCGGCAGCAGAATCGCGTGGGCGGTCAATGAACGCGGCCAGCGAAATGTGTGGGTGGCCGAGGGACCTCAGTGGCGGGCACGCCGTCTCACGAGCTACCTCGCCGATGACGGTCAGGAACTCACCAGCATCGCGATTACCGCCGACGGAAGGCACGTAACCTACGTTCGCGGCGGCGAGCATAGCGCAAACTGGCAGGGGACTCCGCCCAATCCCGCGTCAAGTCCGTCCGCACCCAAAGTGCAGATATGGAGTGTGCCGTTCGACGGATGCGTCGCAACGGGGAAGCCCTGCGCGCCAAAGTTGCTCGCCGATGGCGATGATCCAGAAGTTTCGCCACGCGGCGACCGGCTGGTATTCGTGAGAGACCGGCAGGCATGGACAGTTCCCACTAATGGAGCCTCCGCCGCAACGCGGCTATTCACAGCCAATGGCGAGATCACTGAGATGCAGTGGTCGCCGGACGGCAGCCGGATCGCGTTCGTCTCCGCGCGCGGCACCCACGCATTCATCGGCGTATTCACAAACGACTCGACGCCCATCCTGTGGACTGCGCCGACCACCTCGCGCGACGCTTCGCCACGCTGGTCCCCCGACGGAACGCGCATAGCGTTCGTGCGGAATCCCGGGAGCGGCGGCTCCCCCGACTCCATTCTCGTCCGGCCCCGCAGACGTTGGTCGCTCTGGACCGCAAACGCAGCGACCGGCGAAGCGAGGATGATCTGGGACGCGCCAGACAAGTCGTACCCGTCGACGCACGGCGGAACCAACCTGCACTGGGGGGCAGGCGAACGAATCGCCTTCCTCTCCAACGCAGCCGGCCAGGCGCAGCTCTATTCAATTCCGGCGAGCGGTGGCGCGCCGCTCCTGTTGACGCCGGGCAGCTACATGGCTGAACACATCTCACTCAGCCCCGACCGCCGGTTCCTGTTATTTGCCGGAAACGCCGGACGTGACTCGAACGATGTTGACCGCCGCCATATTGTAAGGGTTCCCATAGATCGCGCTGCGCCCGAAGTCCTGACATCCGGCGCCGGCCTCGAGTGGAGCCCGATCGTAACAGGCGACGGGCGGTCGATCGCCTACATCGGTGCTACGACACAGCGCCCCCCGCTTCCCGCGGTGATGCCGGCTGGTGGCGGCAATCCGTCGTGGATCGGCGCTGACCGCATACCCCCCAATTTCCCAGCCGCGCTCGTGGTTCCATCAAAGGTGATCATCAGATCGCCCGACGGCATCGCGGTTCATTCGCAACTGTTCAACACTGGAGGCGCTGGTCGGAAGCCGGCCATCGTCTACGTGCACGGCGGCCCGCCACGACAGATGCTCCTCGGCTGGCATTACTCCGACTACTACACCAACGCCTACGCTCTCAACCAGTATCTCGCGAGCAGAGGCTTCGTCGTACTGTCAGTGAACTACCGTCTCGGCATCGGCTACGGCCGCGACTTTCAGCAGGCGAAACGCGCTGGCGCGCAGGGCGCATCGGAGTACCAGGATGTGCGAAGAGCAGCAGAGTGGCTTAGAGCGCAGCCGTTTGTCGATCCAGACAGGGTCGGAATATATGGCGGGTCGTACGGGGGCTTTCTCACCGCGATGGCGCTGGCACGCAACTCCGATCTCTTCGCTGCCGGCGTCGACATCCACGGCGTACACGATTGGACGACAGAGCGAGCGCGGGGCTTGATGAACCGCGAGCGCTACGAAGAGGCACCGGATATTGTCCGCGCGATCAAAACCATGTGGACATCGTCGCCGGTTTCATACATGAAGACCTGGAAGTCGCCGGTGCTTCTCATTCACGGTGACGATGACCGTAACGTCAGGTTCAGCCAGACCGTGGATCTCGCGCGCCGGCTCTCGGCACAGGGCGTGCCGTTCGAGGAGCTGGTGATCCCTGACGACACCCATCACTTCATGCGGCACTCGAACTTCGTGCGTGTCAATACTGCGACCGCTGAGTTTCTTTTGCGCAAGCTCGCGCCCCGCCGCAAGTAGAATCGATCCAGGGTGTCGTTGCAATAGACTGAGCCAACGCTTCGCTGAACGACCCAGAGTCAGACGCCGCGCCCCGTGCCCGCCGAGTCCTGGTCCAGTTGCACCGTCAGCGCAGCAACGCGATCGCCAAACTCCTCACGCGTAGCATCGCCTGCCCGACCGGACGCTGCAGAAACCGCGGCCCACAGACCCTCCAGCACCGCAACGTGCATCCTGCGTCGGCCGCGCGTGATTTGATGGGAATCCCGCATTCGATGTACGACCTCGAGCTGCTGCTGGAGCAGTACCCGTAACTCGCGCTGCTCGCCGGTATTTTCACTCGCAGGTCCGCCAAGCATCGTGAGGCGCTCGGATAATCTGGCGACCTCTGACTCGTTTGCGTTGCGGTCGAGGGACGCAAGCGCCTTGTCGACGCGCTGCACAGCTCGGAGGGTGTTGTCCGCGAGTTCTTCGGCCGCCTTTCTCACTTCCATGCTTTCGCCAGCCAGCGATGCAAGCTGCTCCCTTATCGCGCGATAGATATCGGCGGGACTATCCATCTGCGGCGGTCGTACACGGCCTTTGGATGACCACAGAAGGCGAGCCATTGCCGACTCGCTCCACACGGGAGACGCCGCGGTCGCCCCAAAAAGAAACCGCGCCGAGTCGACCGCACCGAGTCGCTGTTTTCGTGCCCAGACAAACGCGAACAGTGTTATCGCTGCCGCCACCACGACCATCCCTCCCTCGATAGCGAAAAACACTGTGTCAGCCACGCGAGACCCTGCCGACGTCAGTCTTTCGCGGACCACCATGATCAAGGGCACAAGCACTATCACTCCGCTCAGTGCAAGCCGGGTCATTCGAGCCGGCAGTGGCAGCCTGGTCCATACATCCGACGGGCGCCGCAGCCGTTTTGGCCACCACATCCCCCACCACTCGGGAGGCCACGACGCAACGCGCAGCATCTGCAGCGAGCCGATCCCGTTGCGCCCCACGTTCCAGACATGAAGCATGAGACCGAGCGGAACGAGCAGCGCAATAACCAGCAACAATGCACGCTCAGCGGGAGATCGATGCGTCAGCAGCCCGAACGAGACCCACGCCGATACCCATATGAAAGCATACGGCCCAAAACTTGGCAGATCTTTTATTCCCTCAGGCAGTCCGTCGTCGGCTATCCCTCTGACGCGGACAAGCGCCTCCTTCAGAGAGCGGGCGTCCGGCCATCGATTCGCGCGGTCGCGTGAAAGGCAGCGCATGACGATCGCCGCCAGCTCTTCGGGCACCGACGGAACCAGCTTCAGAAGGTCTGCCGGCTCTTGCGACAGTCGTGCGTGCATCAGCTCAACCGAACTGCCGCCAGCGAATGGCGCTCGTCCACACAGCATGACGTAACTGACCGCACCAAGGGAATAGATGTCACTTCTCTCGTCGATGTCGGCCAGTCCGAGGGTCTGCTCCGGAGACATGTAGTCAGGAGTTCCAAAAACCATTCCCGACTCGGTCAACCCATCAGTGAGCCCCGGCATCTTCGAGATCCCGAAATCAGCGAGTACGCTCCTCCCCGATTCTTCGTCGAGCAGCACGTTCGCCGGCTTGATGTCGCGATGAATCACGGAGAGTCGGTGCGCGCAATCCAGTGCGTCCGCCACTTCCATCATTATCCTGTGCGCCTCGATCCATGGAAGGCGGCCGCGACGGTTCAGGCGTTCCGCGAGAGATTCTCCGCGAACGTAGCCCATCACGAAGTACCACACGCCCGGTAACTCCCCAAACGTGTGGAGCTGAAGAATTCCGGGATGTGAAAGCTGGGCAACAATGCGAGCCTCTCGCCGAAAGCGCTCGCGGCCCTCCACCGAAACGAGCAGATCGGGCCGCAGCACCTTGATCGCTACCAACCGTTCGAGCGCCACTTCCTTTGCCAGATAGACGGCACCCATGCCACCGCGTCCAAGCTGGCGGACGATTTCGTAATGGGGTGCGAGGGCTTTCTCGAGCACCGTGCGGTATTCCGAATCCTGCTCAACCGCAATTTCGGCGGCGGTTTCCGCTATCGCCTTGCGCGCGCCCGGGATGCTGTCGGGACCATCATGCGCAGCGAGGAGTGACTCGACTTCAGTACGACATTCCTCATCGTCCGCGCAGCGACTGGCGATGAGGGCCGATCGATCTGCGGGCTCCGCCGCGAGGGCCGCCGAGAAAACAGTCTTGATCTCCTCCCAGCGCTCGGGCGTCACGCCGCACCAAGCGCGCGGCGAAGCCAGCTGCGCGCAATCACCCACTCGCGCTTGACCGTCGCCGGGGACACATCGAGAGCCTCGGCAGTTTCTTCGATGTTCAGGCCGCTGAAGTATCGCATCTCCACCAGCCTGGCTTGGAACGGATCGATCGCACCAAGCGCGTCGAGTGCGTCATGGAGCACTATCACATCGAGTGAAGCCGATCCTTCCGCACCCGCCACTACGCCATCGAGTGTCACCTGAATCGCCCCGCCACCGCGTTTGGCAGCCAGTCGCTCGCGCGCGTGATCAACAAGGATTCGGCGCATGACCTGCGCGGCTATCGCGAAAAAATGGGCCCGGCTCCGGTATACCGCGCGGTCCTGGTCTACGAGCTTGAGATATGCCTCGTGCAGAAGAGCCGTGGGCTGCAGTGAATGACCCGGGGACTCTCGCCTCATCGCGCGATCTGCAACGCGGCGCAGCTCCTCGTAGATAATCGGCAGGAGTCGATCTATCGCGGATTCGTCGCCTCGTCTCCACGCCATAAGGAGCTGCGTTACGTCTGATCCCGAAGACTCGGATGGTGAAGTGACGATCCTTCCATTGTGCGTGGCCGAGCGACGATACAACCGGGCGACCGGCCAGTCAACTATTTGAACCCGTGTGCCGGGACGTTGCGGGCAGGCAGGGTGTCACGCCGGCAGGGGCGTCCGCGATAGTCACTACATTGTCAATATGAATCAATTATTTCCGCTGGTCGCAGCGTGCATGGTGGCGGCGACAATAAATACGCCGCTTGCGGCACAGGAACCCGCGAGCTGGGGAGAAACCCTCGAGTTCAATACGTTCTCGATCGCCGCGGTAGATCCGCGAACGAAGGAATCCGGAGTCGCAGTCACTACTCGCGTCGCGTGCGTCGGCAATGGGGTGCCGTGGGTACGGGCTGGTGTCGGCGCTGTCGCAACCCAGGCGGCAACACGCACGGAACACGGCCCGCAGATTCTCGATCGGATGGCAAAGGGCATGGCGCCGGCCGAAGCGCTTCGGCGACAGATCGCTGCGGACACCGGAGCAGCACAGAGGCAGGTCGGAGTGATCTCGACGGATGGCCGAAGCGCCCAGCATACCGGCGCTGGAACGACGGCGTGGGCGGGTCATCGAGCCGGTCCCAACTACGTCGCTCAGGGGAATCTGCTCGTCGGTCCAGCGGTACTCGACGCAGTCGCCGCAAATTTCGAAGCGACCGCCGGCACTCCGCGTCACCTCGCAGATCGTCTCATCGATGCCATCGCCGCCGGACACGCGGCAGGGGGCGACGCGAGAAAGGGCCGTTCGCAATCCGCCGCGGTGGTGGTCGCCGACCCGCGGCCGGGCCGTTCCCGCCGAACGGACGGGATTACTGCTTTCATCAACGTTTGCGAGCATCCCGACCCAGTGGCAGAGCTCCGCCGCATCTACAACACAATCTCGCAGACACTCGGCTTCCGAACGCTCGAGCATTTCGCCGGAAATGATGTCTGGCAACTCAAAGTGATGTTGCATGCACTTGGCGCTTATCGCCCTGGCACACCGGAGCTCGCGCGCGACTCCACCGCGCTTGTTTACAACGCTGAGACAGTCGTAGCGGTCGATGCGTTCCGCTTTTCGGAGAAGCTGGCGGGCCCATCGCTGGGATCACCTTCGGGGCTGGTCGATGCGGAGACCGTCGCGCGGCTGTGGTCAGCGCTGAATCGCGCGGGGAAAGCGCGCGCAGTCCGGGAAAAATTGATGGAGGTCACCGCCGTCCGGCGATGATGTCAAGCCCACTCCTTCGACCACGTATCTGCTACCATCCTCCCCTTCACTGCATCATCTACAACGAGGATCAATTGATTGCCGTGATCGCTGTATAGCACTTCGATGTTGACCTGAGCGTCGGCCATCCTCCGCGTGAGCGCGCCTAGCTGACCCGGCACCGCCTGCCTGAGACGCTGGACAACTTCGTCGCGAACGGCAAGCACACGAATCCCGGCGCCTTCCAGCGCATCACGAGCAGCTTCGCCGTCGGTGAAAAGGAAATGCGCGATGGCGCGTCCGTGCACCACCCAGGCACCTCCGCCCTCGACACTTACCCCCGCCCGGCCCAGCGCCTCACCCATTTCGGCCAGCGCTCCGGGACAGTCATCGAGTTCTATCGCCAAGTCCTTCATTGCTGAGATTCAGTCTTCGAACGAACTCTCACAATCGCAGCATGGTGGATGGGCACACTGCAGGACGCGGCGACGAAACACGCCTTGTGCGCTTCCTCATGCAGGTCCATTGCAACGGACTGTTTCTCCCCGTCGTCGATCGTTACAACCGGGTTCAGGACGACCCGCTCGAATTTGCCATTCCAGTCGGCGTCGAGCACGAGCATACCCTGCGCATTGTCCTCGTACGCGACGACTGACACGCCTTTTCGGGCGCACAGCGCAAGGTACGTGAGCATATGACAAGCCGAGATTGACGCGACAAACAGATCTTCGGGGTTGTTCAGCGCGGGATTCCCGCGAAACATCGGGTCAGCGCTTCCGCGCATATCAGGCTTCCCGTGCACAGCTACGGTGTAGTCCCTGCCATACCCGGCGTAAGTCGATGTGCCTGTGCCGAGATTGCCGTTCCATTCCAGCCGGGTTGTGTACTCGTGCGTTTTTGACATGGACGCCTTCTGCCGTAGGAATTGGAGCCGATCTGCAGTGAGGAATATGGTCTACCGCCGCCGGCGGGGCATATCCTCGCGCTCAGACGACACAGGCGTGACGGTGCAGAATTTGAACTGATACGAAGCAGAGGGGTTGTGAAAAGAGGGGGCGCATTTGCGCTCCCTCTTTTCATTTCCGTATTCTGATCGCACTCGATTTCTGGGCGTTATAAGACGCGCCCCTCCGAATGGCTCCCAATATTGGGTTAATCATTGCAGGATCTCACCACCGGACCGGTCACACGCCATCTCCTGAAAGCGGCGAGCTTCATGCTCGTGACGATGGCGTTTCAGACGCTGTATTTCCTGATCGATCTCTACTGGGTGGGGCGACTCGGGACGGATGCGGTCGCGGCGGTGGGCATTGCCGGCAATCTGACGTTCATCGTGCTCGCGTTGACGCGGATGCTCGGCGTCGGTACGACAACGGTGGTGTCTCACGCTGTGGGCCGGCAGGAACACGATCAGGCGCGCTTTTCTGTTCAACCAGTCGCAAGTGCTCGCGATGATAGCGGGATTGCTTTTCCTGATCGTTGGACTCGCGGCGCGCACGAGTTATTCACAGGCCCTGGGCGCCGATGCGAGAACAGCGGAGCTGGCCAATGAGTATCTGCTGTGGTTCATCCCGGCGATGGCGCTGCAGTTCGGTCTTGTGGCGATGGGTTCAGCCCTGCGGGCGGTCGGCAACTTCAAACCCGGCATGATCGTCTCGAGCGCGACTGTGGTGATCAACATGATTCTCGCCCCGATTCTGATCTTCGGCTGGGGGACGGGCCGTGCGTTCGGAGTCGCCGGTGCGGCAATCTCTTCACTGATTGCGATCGTTATCGGTGTCGTCTGGCTGGCCACATATTTTCTTCCGCGCGAGTCGTATCTGAGATTCGTGATCGCCGACTGGCGCCCCCACCCTGCCACCTGGAAGAAGATGCTGGTCATCGGCCTTCCAGCGGGATTTGAGTTTGCGATCACTGCTCTGTATCTCATCATCGTGTACTCGATCACACGACCGTTCGGCCCCGCGGCTCAGGCCGGATTCGGAATTGGAATGCGGATTGTT
Proteins encoded:
- a CDS encoding S9 family peptidase codes for the protein MRHLKLVMAVLLSGTPFASIGAQQNGSMVPPPVATREVHETSIHGYKLSDDYFWLRRKADPAVRAYLEAENAYTVAKMKHTDSLQQRLYDEIVGHVKQTDLSVPYRRGAYLYYSKTETGKQYPVYVRKPVTGGPEQVMLDQNELAKGLGYYAIGARVVSDDDSLLAFTFDSTGYRQYTLRIKNLRTGRMLPDRVTRVGSVVWSTDGRTLFVTTEDSITKRSDKFWRHPVGGDSMSLLFNERDELFDVYAHRSLNREMIFLQSAAKTTSEMHYLPAGNPSAGLRVILPRETGHEYDADYDAGRFYLRTNRNARNFRVVSAPVSAPSSWTDVVAGKPGVKISNVEFFRDHMVLSEREGGLPYLRIMDKKTGASHRVATSEPAFSMGTTSNAEYDTNRIQYSYNSLVTPPSTFEYDMSARSRKLLKQQEVPGYAAQGYESRRIWANARDGTKVPVSLVYKKGTKIDGSAPMLLYAYGSYGSSQDAAFSSSRLSLLDRGFIWAVANIRGGGELGEEWREAGRMMNKMNTFTDFIDVADYLVKTRYTSNDRLMIQGGSAGGLLMGAVVNMRPELFRAAIAAVPFVDVINTMLDASLPLTTSEYIEWGNPNDKAAFDYMMTYSPYDNIKAQRYPAMLVEVSLNDSQVPYWEGAKFVAKLRSMKKDDNLLLLKTNTGAGHGGASGRYDRFREIAFEYAFLLSQIPKQ
- the sixA gene encoding phosphohistidine phosphatase SixA, yielding MKLLVIRHAIAKDREKFAESGESDDLRPITTTGEKKMRRIAKALVDEIGDVDRLATSPLTRAMETARIVADAYGIDDPEVTDSLVPEARPEQFEEWCGASTETSVLGIVGHEPHLGALVTWLLTASQESRILLKKGGACLLEFELQPRRDSGTLLWLLTPAQLRKMARR
- a CDS encoding prolyl oligopeptidase family serine peptidase, which translates into the protein MRALIKHIIVALGLTFPSAAATAQSQAQFTIEQITSYPFPNELTASASGSRIAWAVNERGQRNVWVAEGPQWRARRLTSYLADDGQELTSIAITADGRHVTYVRGGEHSANWQGTPPNPASSPSAPKVQIWSVPFDGCVATGKPCAPKLLADGDDPEVSPRGDRLVFVRDRQAWTVPTNGASAATRLFTANGEITEMQWSPDGSRIAFVSARGTHAFIGVFTNDSTPILWTAPTTSRDASPRWSPDGTRIAFVRNPGSGGSPDSILVRPRRRWSLWTANAATGEARMIWDAPDKSYPSTHGGTNLHWGAGERIAFLSNAAGQAQLYSIPASGGAPLLLTPGSYMAEHISLSPDRRFLLFAGNAGRDSNDVDRRHIVRVPIDRAAPEVLTSGAGLEWSPIVTGDGRSIAYIGATTQRPPLPAVMPAGGGNPSWIGADRIPPNFPAALVVPSKVIIRSPDGIAVHSQLFNTGGAGRKPAIVYVHGGPPRQMLLGWHYSDYYTNAYALNQYLASRGFVVLSVNYRLGIGYGRDFQQAKRAGAQGASEYQDVRRAAEWLRAQPFVDPDRVGIYGGSYGGFLTAMALARNSDLFAAGVDIHGVHDWTTERARGLMNRERYEEAPDIVRAIKTMWTSSPVSYMKTWKSPVLLIHGDDDRNVRFSQTVDLARRLSAQGVPFEELVIPDDTHHFMRHSNFVRVNTATAEFLLRKLAPRRK
- a CDS encoding serine/threonine-protein kinase, which produces MTPERWEEIKTVFSAALAAEPADRSALIASRCADDEECRTEVESLLAAHDGPDSIPGARKAIAETAAEIAVEQDSEYRTVLEKALAPHYEIVRQLGRGGMGAVYLAKEVALERLVAIKVLRPDLLVSVEGRERFRREARIVAQLSHPGILQLHTFGELPGVWYFVMGYVRGESLAERLNRRGRLPWIEAHRIMMEVADALDCAHRLSVIHRDIKPANVLLDEESGRSVLADFGISKMPGLTDGLTESGMVFGTPDYMSPEQTLGLADIDERSDIYSLGAVSYVMLCGRAPFAGGSSVELMHARLSQEPADLLKLVPSVPEELAAIVMRCLSRDRANRWPDARSLKEALVRVRGIADDGLPEGIKDLPSFGPYAFIWVSAWVSFGLLTHRSPAERALLLVIALLVPLGLMLHVWNVGRNGIGSLQMLRVASWPPEWWGMWWPKRLRRPSDVWTRLPLPARMTRLALSGVIVLVPLIMVVRERLTSAGSRVADTVFFAIEGGMVVVAAAITLFAFVWARKQRLGAVDSARFLFGATAASPVWSESAMARLLWSSKGRVRPPQMDSPADIYRAIREQLASLAGESMEVRKAAEELADNTLRAVQRVDKALASLDRNANESEVARLSERLTMLGGPASENTGEQRELRVLLQQQLEVVHRMRDSHQITRGRRRMHVAVLEGLWAAVSAASGRAGDATREEFGDRVAALTVQLDQDSAGTGRGV
- a CDS encoding sigma-70 family RNA polymerase sigma factor, which codes for MYRRSATHNGRIVTSPSESSGSDVTQLLMAWRRGDESAIDRLLPIIYEELRRVADRAMRRESPGHSLQPTALLHEAYLKLVDQDRAVYRSRAHFFAIAAQVMRRILVDHARERLAAKRGGGAIQVTLDGVVAGAEGSASLDVIVLHDALDALGAIDPFQARLVEMRYFSGLNIEETAEALDVSPATVKREWVIARSWLRRALGAA
- a CDS encoding DUF1028 domain-containing protein, encoding MNQLFPLVAACMVAATINTPLAAQEPASWGETLEFNTFSIAAVDPRTKESGVAVTTRVACVGNGVPWVRAGVGAVATQAATRTEHGPQILDRMAKGMAPAEALRRQIAADTGAAQRQVGVISTDGRSAQHTGAGTTAWAGHRAGPNYVAQGNLLVGPAVLDAVAANFEATAGTPRHLADRLIDAIAAGHAAGGDARKGRSQSAAVVVADPRPGRSRRTDGITAFINVCEHPDPVAELRRIYNTISQTLGFRTLEHFAGNDVWQLKVMLHALGAYRPGTPELARDSTALVYNAETVVAVDAFRFSEKLAGPSLGSPSGLVDAETVARLWSALNRAGKARAVREKLMEVTAVRR
- a CDS encoding OsmC family protein, producing MSKTHEYTTRLEWNGNLGTGTSTYAGYGRDYTVAVHGKPDMRGSADPMFRGNPALNNPEDLFVASISACHMLTYLALCARKGVSVVAYEDNAQGMLVLDADWNGKFERVVLNPVVTIDDGEKQSVAMDLHEEAHKACFVAASCSVPIHHAAIVRVRSKTESQQ
- a CDS encoding MATE family efflux transporter, which gives rise to MIAGLLFLIVGLAARTSYSQALGADARTAELANEYLLWFIPAMALQFGLVAMGSALRAVGNFKPGMIVSSATVVINMILAPILIFGWGTGRAFGVAGAAISSLIAIVIGVVWLATYFLPRESYLRFVIADWRPHPATWKKMLVIGLPAGFEFAITALYLIIVYSITRPFGPAAQAGFGIGMRIVQAGFMPAVALGFSVAPVAGQNFGAKHPQRVRDTFRHGAIMAAGVMFVLAILCHLAPAPLVGLFSSDPAVIDVGSEYLRIVSYSFVASGVIFVGSSMFQAMGNTIPSLITSGVRVLLVAIPSILLAKSPGFQLRWIWFLSVGSVLVQLVISMLLLRREFGRRLNFEAEPGG